In a single window of the Candidatus Dependentiae bacterium genome:
- a CDS encoding tetratricopeptide repeat protein, with protein MNIKRFNFHLNAFFVLFLLIFIVGCGKQENKKLAQNYYKMAIEEVQDTKNGKEYAYKKAIDYIDEALKIDQKTEYLAFKATLLFELGYDELGDSLFDIALQKTKDEKLKCEIFNNKACLLAQVGILNHDNDKIDYAFNIWQNLINNKDYLTPEVALFNQSKVYVFKNDYELAKNKLLKAIQLSPNYIDAHYYLALVYHNLSDIKAAKNEINTVLYLFPEHESAKRLMQILKNL; from the coding sequence TTGAACATAAAAAGATTTAATTTTCATCTTAATGCTTTTTTTGTATTGTTTTTATTAATTTTTATAGTTGGCTGTGGTAAACAAGAAAATAAAAAACTTGCACAAAATTATTACAAAATGGCTATTGAAGAAGTTCAAGATACAAAAAATGGCAAAGAATATGCGTATAAAAAAGCGATTGACTATATCGATGAAGCTCTAAAAATAGATCAAAAGACTGAATATTTAGCATTTAAAGCAACGCTTTTATTTGAGCTTGGTTATGATGAACTTGGAGATTCTTTGTTTGATATTGCTTTACAAAAAACTAAAGATGAAAAATTAAAATGCGAAATTTTTAATAATAAAGCTTGCTTACTTGCCCAAGTTGGTATTCTTAATCATGACAACGATAAAATTGATTATGCATTTAATATATGGCAAAATTTAATAAATAATAAAGATTATCTTACGCCTGAAGTTGCTCTTTTTAATCAAAGTAAAGTTTACGTTTTTAAAAATGATTATGAATTGGCAAAAAATAAACTTTTAAAAGCGATTCAATTATCTCCAAATTATATAGATGCTCATTATTATCTTGCCCTTGTGTACCATAATTTGTCCGATATTAAGGCAGCGAAAAATGAAATAAATACAGTTTTATATCTTTTTCCGGAACATGAAAGCGCCAAGCGGTTGATGCAAATTTTGAAAAATTTATAA
- a CDS encoding DUF378 domain-containing protein, producing MKILNYTTLFLASLGAINWGLVAFLRFNLVEFVFKYIPIPYLNMVVYALVALSGLYCICEMVLNCKFFSK from the coding sequence ATGAAAATATTAAATTACACTACGCTTTTTTTGGCATCGTTGGGTGCGATTAATTGGGGTTTGGTTGCTTTCTTGCGTTTTAATTTAGTTGAATTTGTATTTAAATATATTCCAATACCATATTTAAATATGGTTGTTTATGCATTGGTTGCATTATCCGGTTTATATTGTATTTGTGAAATGGTTCTTAATTGTAAATTTTTTTCAAAATAA
- the dnaA gene encoding chromosomal replication initiator protein DnaA translates to MENIWQNFLKNIKEEVGSQTVETWFKAVSLEKLSHETNTVYLNAPNQFVKNWLKEHYLNLITNNLQSLLKLNNLTVEFISPEVKQINKKNIIPASVIQTIETQATVNKNQDSNIENNSNNSIEKLEPKLNLPTKENNLLKKTNNLNPNYNFDTFIVGPNNSLAHAAGYAICQNLGKVYNPLFIYGGTGLGKTHLLHAIGNEVKNKDNSKIILYQTTDKFTNEFISAIRLDKIAIFRQKYQKIDLLLLDDIQFLSNKEQTQEMFFHIFNLLYEEKKQIILSSDTFPKEIKGLQARLKSRLEWGLVVDIQMPDLETKIAILQKKAEQNGIILTEDVVNFIASKVTSNIRELEGCLIRVSAFSTLTNKPISLDLAKRVLLHLNDNNKKEGIMLERVLHVTASYYSMSINDLRSQKRQKNIALIRQVTFYMMKKLTFCSLKTIGEFVGQRDHSTVLHAITKVEQMIEQDRDFAKKLNNIEQKILTS, encoded by the coding sequence GTGGAAAATATTTGGCAAAACTTTTTAAAAAACATAAAAGAAGAAGTCGGAAGCCAAACGGTCGAAACTTGGTTTAAGGCTGTATCCCTTGAAAAATTAAGCCATGAAACGAACACTGTTTATTTAAATGCGCCAAATCAGTTTGTTAAAAATTGGCTAAAAGAACATTATTTAAATTTAATAACAAATAATCTTCAATCACTTTTAAAATTAAATAATTTAACGGTTGAATTTATAAGTCCCGAAGTAAAACAAATTAACAAAAAAAATATTATACCGGCATCGGTTATTCAAACAATAGAAACTCAAGCAACTGTAAATAAAAATCAAGATAGTAATATTGAAAATAATTCTAATAATTCAATAGAAAAGCTGGAGCCAAAATTAAATTTACCAACAAAAGAAAATAATCTATTAAAAAAAACAAACAATTTAAATCCAAACTACAATTTTGATACTTTTATTGTTGGACCAAACAATTCTTTAGCTCATGCCGCAGGTTATGCAATATGTCAAAATTTGGGAAAAGTATACAATCCATTATTTATATATGGTGGAACAGGCCTTGGCAAAACACATTTATTACACGCAATAGGAAATGAAGTTAAAAATAAAGATAATTCAAAAATAATTTTGTACCAAACAACGGATAAATTTACAAACGAATTTATAAGTGCGATCAGATTGGATAAAATTGCAATATTCAGGCAAAAATATCAAAAAATAGATCTTTTATTACTCGATGACATTCAATTTTTATCAAATAAAGAGCAAACTCAAGAAATGTTTTTTCACATATTTAATTTATTATATGAAGAAAAAAAACAAATAATTTTATCAAGCGATACTTTTCCAAAAGAAATAAAAGGTCTTCAGGCAAGATTAAAATCAAGACTCGAATGGGGACTTGTTGTCGACATACAAATGCCCGACCTTGAAACAAAAATAGCAATATTACAAAAAAAGGCTGAACAAAATGGAATAATTTTAACGGAGGATGTTGTAAATTTTATTGCATCGAAAGTAACCTCAAATATACGAGAACTTGAAGGATGTCTAATTCGAGTAAGTGCTTTTAGTACATTAACAAATAAACCAATTTCCTTAGATCTTGCAAAAAGAGTTTTACTTCATTTAAACGATAATAATAAAAAAGAAGGAATAATGCTTGAACGAGTTTTACATGTAACTGCATCTTACTATTCAATGTCCATAAACGATTTAAGATCACAAAAAAGACAAAAGAATATAGCGTTAATCCGACAAGTTACTTTTTATATGATGAAAAAATTAACATTTTGTTCACTAAAAACAATTGGCGAATTTGTAGGGCAAAGAGATCATTCTACCGTATTGCACGCAATAACAAAAGTTGAACAAATGATAGAACAAGATAGAGATTTTGCAAAAAAATTAAATAATATAGAACAAAAAATATTAACTTCATAA